The following are from one region of the Ochotona princeps isolate mOchPri1 chromosome 4, mOchPri1.hap1, whole genome shotgun sequence genome:
- the TUB gene encoding tubby protein homolog isoform X5 — MVQANADGRPRGRRARQSEEQAPLVECYLSSSGSTSYQVQEADSLSSAQLGAAHPPAPASAKRTKAVTTPGSQGGASRKEKKGKHKGTSGPAALAEDKPAAQGPVQIVTVGHSDHAQDAGETAAGGDARPSGQDLRATMQRKGISSSMSFDEEEEEEDENSSSSSQLNSNTRPSSATSRKSVRETASAPSPAAPEPPVDVEVQDLEEFALRPAPQGITIKCRITRDKKGMDRGMYPTYFLHLDREDGKKVFLLAARKRKKSKTSNYLISVDPTDLSRGGDSYIGKLRSNLMGTKFTVYDNGVNPQKASSSTLESGTLRQELAAVCYETNVLGFKGPRKMSVIVPGMNMVHERVSIRPRNEHETLLARWQNKNTESIIELQNKTPVWNDDTQSYVLNFHGRVTQASVKNFQIIHGNDQASYRWRSETSGRLTLQQICMKRLRRNRVLTKSYLTNFRLSEVKALLSK, encoded by the exons TTCAAGAGGCCGACTCACTCAGCAGTGCGCAGCTGGGAGCCGCCCACCCACCAGCACCAGCCTCAGCCAAGAGAACCAAGGCGGTGACCACGCCAGGGAGCCAGGGTGGGGCCTCCAGGAAGGAGAAGAAGGGGAAGCACAAAG GCACCAGCgggccagcagccctggcagAAGACAAGCCTGCGGCCCAAGGCCCAGTGCAGATCGTGACTGTGGGCCACTCAGACCATGCCCAGGACGCGGGGGAGACGGCCGCTGGCGGGGACGCTCGGCCCAGCGGGCAGGACCTGCGCGCCACGATGCAGAGGAAGG GCATCTCCAGCAGCATGAGCTTTgacgaggaggaggaagaggaggatgagaACAGCTCCAGCTCCTCTCAGCTGAACAGCAACACCCGCCCCAGCTCTGCGACGAGCAGGAAGTCCGTCAGG GAGACAGCGTCTGCCCCGAGCCCAGCGGCCCCGGAGCcgcctgtggatgtggaggtcCAGGATCTGGAGGAGTTCGCGCTGAGGCCAGCCCCCCAGGGCATCACTATCAAATGCCGCATCACCCGGGACAAGAAGGGGATGGATCGGGGCATGTACCCCACCTACTTCCTGCACCTGGACCGTGAGGACGGGAAGAag GTGTTCCTCCTAGCggcaaggaagaggaagaagagtaaAACATCCAATTACCTCATCTCTGTGGACCCAACAGACTTGTCCAGAGGCGGGGACAGCTATATCGGGAAACTGCG GTCCAACCTGATGGGCACCAAGTTCACCGTGTATGACAACGGAGTCAACCCTCAGAAGGCGTCATCCTCGACCCTGGAGAGCGGGACCCTGCGGCAGGAGCTGGCGGCCGTGTGCTAC GAGACCAACGTCTTGGGCTTCAAGGGGCCTCGGAAGATGAGCGTAATTGTCCCTGGCATGAACATGGTTCACGAGCGAGTCTCCATCCGCCCCCGGAAT GAGCATGAGACGCTGCTGGCACGCTGGCAGAACAAGAACACGGAGAGCATCATTGAGCTGCAGAACAAGACCCCTGTGTGGAACGACGACAcccagtcctacgtactcaactTCCACGGGCGCGTCACCCAGGCCTCGGTGAAGAACTTCCAGATCATCCATGGCAATGACC AGGCTTCCTACAGATGGAGATCAGAAACCAGTGGGAGGCTTACTTTGCAGCAGATATGCATGAAAAGGCTAAGGAGAAACCGGGTTCTTACAAAATCATACTTGACCAATTTCAGGCTCTCAGAGGTAAAGGCATTGTTGTCAAAATAA